In Oryza sativa Japonica Group chromosome 3, ASM3414082v1, one DNA window encodes the following:
- the LOC4333464 gene encoding B3 domain-containing protein Os03g0619600 encodes MAGSGSCMKKSCVCCQKYLEHLDGKMNCFVRRMTADSRRSMIMPCKFVNHFGGDFSGTIKLQSPNGILYVVEVTKCKNKTVLRCGWEAFVDAHHIEENDSLLFRCVENSRFEVLIFDSDDCEKVFSCAGIRNTCKSIQEKSSSSCDDTAESSESEGFARNQKGSFSHRRKTANLASSSEDSGEDSPSEHESVESGDLETSQEPYVLSRRSYLSEFQKEKVDALIQEIQPETTAFVAIMRKSNVQLPTPFLVISFCYAEVHFPHKSVTVTLQRPCKSKKWHPRFYKRKDARMNILRGSWVEFVKDNRVQEQDICVFVPTKDARRNFTFTVHLLRVAAAYSWGGTGVDRAGSSLGRTDVKSASEISIKEEPIDQEENVSSRNRNGVSDESEEDEDSEGPAHPPYIVPCKSHLSRLQKKIVEEKVRSFQSKFPVYVAIMKKSNVERSASRCQLELGARFAAAVHLPDRRQTVVLQRRGERWATVMQIRSGTRRLLISGWHRFVRDNRLRVGDICLFEFKTHERWRLTMAVHAIFREQCC; translated from the exons ATGGCTGGAAGTGGTTCATGTATGAAGAAATCATGCGTTTGTTGCCAAAAATATTTGGAGCATTTGGATGGAAAGATGAACTGTTTCGTCAGGCGAATGACGGCCGATTCTAGACGTAGCATG ATCATGCCATGTAAATTTGTGAACCATTTTGGAGGAGATTTCTCAGGGACCATAAAACTGCAATCCCCTAATGGTATTCTGTATGTTGTTGAAGTCACTAAGTGCAAGAATAAGACAGTCCTCAGATGTGGTTGGGAGGCATTTGTTGATGCCCATCACATAGAAGAGAATGACTCCTTGTTGTTCCGTTGCGTCGAGAATTCTCGTTTTGAGGTTCTGATCTTTGATTCCGATGATTGTGAGAAAGTATTTTCCTGTGCTGGCATAAGAAACACTTGTAAAAGTATTCAAGAAAAAAGTAGCAGCTCTTGTGATGATACTGCAGAATCATCAGAGAGTGAAGGATTTGCTAGAAATCAAAAGGGAAGCTTCAGCCATCGTCGAAAGACAGCAAACTTGGCATCTTCTTCTGAGGATTCAG GAGAGGACAGTCCCTCTGAACATGAATCTGTTGAGTCAGGTGATCTTGAGACGTCTCAAGAACCTTATGTATTATCTCGCAGGAGTTATCTATCTGAATTCCAAAAGGAGAAAGTAGATGCACTTATCCAGGAGATTCAGCCTGAAACTACCGCGTTTGTAGCTATCATGAGAAAGTCCAATGTTCAATTGCCAACTCCTTTTTTG GTCATTTCCTTTTGCTATGCTGAAGTACACTTTCCACATAAAAGCGTAACCGTGACACTTCAGAGGCCATGCAAAAGCAAGAAGTGGCATCCCAGATTCTACAAGAGAAAAGACGCGAGGATGAACATTCTCAGGGGATCTTGGGTAGAGTTTGTCAAAGACAATCGTGTGCAGGAACAGGACATCTGTGTCTTTGTACCAACTAAGGATGCAAGAAGAAATTTCACGTTTACGGTTCATCTGCTTCGCGTAGCGGCAGCTTATTCCTGGGGTGGAACTGGTGTTGATAGAGCCGGCTCAAGCCTTGGAAGAACAGATGTGAAGTCAGCTTCAGAGATCAGTATCAAGGAGGAACCAATTGATCAAG AAGAAAATGTTTCCTcgagaaacaggaatggagtTTCTGACGAATCTGAGGAGGATGAGGATTCTGAAGGCCCTGCTCATCCTCCCTACATTGTACCATGCAAGAGCCACCTGTCTCGGTTGCAAAAGAAGATAGTTGAAGAGAAAGTGCGATCCTTCCAATCCAAATTTCCCGTTTATGTAGCAATCATGAAGAAGAGCAATGTTGAGCGAAGTGCTTCCCGTTGCCAGCTA GAGCTAGGCGCGCGATTCGCCGCTGCTGTTCATCTTCCAGACAGGAGGCAGACCGTGGTGCTGCAGCGGaggggggagagatgggccaCCGTGATGCAGATCAGGAGCGGAACCAGGCGGCTCCTGATCAGCGGCTGGCACAGGTTCGTGCGCGACAACCGCCTGCGCGTCGGGGACATCTGCCTGTTTGAGTTCAAGACGCACGAGAGGTGGCGGCTCACCATGGCTGTCCATGCCATCTTCAGGGAGCAGTGCTGTTAG
- the LOC9267568 gene encoding B3 domain-containing protein Os03g0619800, with the protein MAGGNTHRKKSCACCKEYLEHLGGKMRCFLRRMAADSMHSMIMPDRFVSHFGGKIPGTIKLESPNGILYVVEVTECMNKTLLQCGWEAFVDAHNIKEGESLLFRHIENSRYEVLILDSDDCEKVFSCAGIRNGSCVQDKTVDPVDSSGSSSNDTTQSSRSRNTENLTAMCSSSEKSGEDSPSGYEFHESVEPQTPSGSDYVLSRRTYLSEAQKERVVTHIQDIQPEITVFVAVMKKCNLQSPAPYLVISSRYASVHFPRETATITLQRPSKRKKWYPRFYKRIDKSDHMLRGQWQNFVHDNCLQEEDICLFVPTKGGRNFAFTVHLLQAEVTHSRDGTDVHKIGSSQNKRNSKMASQVHIKEAPGGDVSSESNKHGVSHESLESEDSDGPSEPPYISSMRRRLSQLQKKTVEEKVRAIQSEIPICVATISKLAGSGGKGKFRGLELSSRYAASYLPDKNHQTLVLQCKGMIWQINLVVRRRYTKGKRWFLTAGWRKFAHDNRLRVGDFCLFELKKKKKLTMEVHIISNLQRYPEVE; encoded by the exons ATGGCTGGAGGTAATACCCATAGGAAGAAGTCTTGTGCTTGTTGCAAAGAATACCTGGAGCATCTGGGTGGAAAAATGAGATGTTTCCTCAGGCGAATGGCTGCTGATTCTATGCACAGCATG ATCATGCCAGATAGATTTGTCAGCCATTTTGGAGGAAAGATCCCAGGAACCATAAAATTGGAATCTCCTAATGGTATTTTGTATGTTGTTGAAGTCACTGAGTGCATGAATAAGACACTCCTACAATGCGGTTGGGAGGCATTTGTTGATGCTCATAACATAAAAGAGGGTGAATCTTTGTTATTCCGACACATCGAGAATTCCCGTTATGAGGTTCTGATTCTAGATTCTGATGACTGTGAGAAAGTATTCTCCTGTGCTGGCATAAGAAACGGTTCTTGTGTTCAAGACAAAACTGTAGATCCTGTTGATAGTTCAGGTAGCTCTAGTAATGATACCACGCAATCATCACGGAGTAGAAACACTGAAAATTTGACAGCAATGTGCTCTTCATCTGAGAAATCAG GAGAAGACAGTCCTTCTGGATATGAATTTCATGAGTCAGTTGAACCTCAGACACCTTCAGGGTCTGATTACGTGCTATCACGCAGGACTTATTTATCTGAAGCACAAAAGGAGAGAGTGGTCACGCATATCCAGGATATTCAACCTGAAATTACTGTGTTTGTGGCTGTTATGAAGAAGTGCAATCTTCAGTCTCCAGCTCCTTATCTG GTTATTTCTAGCCGCTATGCTTCTGTACACTTTCCACGTGAAACCGCAACTATCACGCTTCAGAGGCCAAGCAAGAGAAAGAAGTGGTATCCCAGGTTCTACAAGAGAATAGACAAGAGTGATCACATGCTTAGGGGACAGTGGCAAAACTTTGTCCATGACAATTGTCTGCAGGAAGAAGACATCTGCCTCTTCGTACCAACAAAAGGAGGAAGAAACTTCGCGTTTACTGTCCATTTGCTCCAAGCAGAAGTGACTCATTCCAGGGATGGGACTGATGTTCACAAGATTGGCTCAAGtcaaaacaaaagaaattcAAAGATGGCTTCACAAGTCCATATTAAGGAGGCACCAG GGGGGGACGTTTCCTCTGAGAGCAACAAGCATGGAGTTTCACACGAATCACTGGAGAGTGAAGACTCTGACGGTCCTTCTGAACCTCCCTACATCTCATCAATGAGACGCCGGTTATCTCAATTGCAGAAGAAGACAGTTGAGGAGAAAGTGCGAGCCATCCAATCTGAAATTCCCATTTGTGTAGCAACCATAAGCAAACTTGCTGGCAGTGGTGGCAAGGGGAAATTCCGCGGACTA GAGCTAAGTTCGCGATATGCTGCCTCATATCTTCCGgataaaaatcatcaaactttGGTGCTCCAATGCAAGGGGATGATCTGGCAAATCAATTTGGTGGTGCGTCGTAGATATACAAAGGGAAAGAGGTGGTTCCTTACTGCAGGTTGGCGCAAATTTGCTCACGACAACCGCCTTCGTGTCGGGGACTTCTGTCTGttcgaactgaagaagaagaagaagctcacCATGGAGGTCCATATCATTTCCAATCTGCAGCGTTACCCTGAAGTAGAGTAG